From a region of the Calliphora vicina chromosome 4, idCalVici1.1, whole genome shotgun sequence genome:
- the LOC135956705 gene encoding glutathione synthetase-like isoform X1 gives MSDNPTLEECVSIPISEPELLEVTEKAKDWAIMHGAAMRSKTNFSPDSLNFAPFLLTPSSFPRKEFEKAVALQTIINRLMHNVAHDEEFLTTTLAETIKVDEFTGNLFNIYKKVLANGFGQRISLGILRSDLMLESRCKDLEKTIKSEKPCAFCCWKQVEINAIASGFGHLGPSSRAIQSYVLGELGQYEKLKNMPENKALAGICDGMIRAWEIYNNPKAVIMFIIEDVSYNICDQRFHEFYIREKCPHIKVLRRTLTQVHKNGKLSLKKELILEDQEVAVIYFRAGYEPGQYHSQDEWDARYMMECSTAIKCPSIHYHLAGTKKVQQALAQPEMLERFINDPEEIKAIGKIFTGLYSLEDNDVGNATYEMALKEPERFVLKPQREGGGNNVYGLDIPDVLRKMSRVERSAWILMDLIHPPVSKGYMIRPGGTMPPPIVEVVSELGIFGVVIGDVDNIICNYQAGHMLRTKISTANEGGVAAGLGALDSPYLVD, from the exons ATGTCCGATAATCCTACTTTGGAAGAATGCGTATCTATTCCCATATCGGAACCAGAATTGCTCGAAGTTACCGAAAAAGCCAAGGACTGGGCTATTATGCATGGTGCTGCTATGCGTTCGAAAACCAATTTTAGTCCAGATTCTTTAAAT TTTGCACCATTTTTATTGACACCCTCCTCATTTCCACGCAAGGAATTTGAAAAGGCCGTCGCTTTACAGACCATCATTAATCGTCTCATGCATAATGTGGCCCATGATGAGGAGTTCTTAACAACCACCTTGGCGGAAACTATCAAAGTTGATGAATTCACTGgcaatttattcaatatttataagaaaGTTTTAGCCAACGGCTTTGGTCAG CGCATATCGTTGGGCATTTTGCGAAGTGATTTGATGTTGGAGTCTAGATGTAAAGACttagaaaaaacaataaaaagtgaaaaaccCTGTGCCTTCTGTTGCTGGAAACAAGTTGAAATTAATGCAATAGCGTCTGGTTTTGGACATTTAGGACCATCCAGCAGAGCCATACAAAG CTACGTTTTGGGTGAATTGGGTCAATATGAGAAACTGAAAAAT ATGCCGGAAAATAAGGCTTTAGCTGGTATTTGCGATGGTATGATACGTGCTTGGGAGATCTACAATAATCCAAAGGCCGTTATTATGTTTATAATCGAGGATGTTTCTTATAACATTTGCGATCAG agatttcatgaattttatatacgCGAAAAATGTCCTCACATTAAAGTATTAAGACGGACTTTAACCCAAGTCCATAAGAATGGAAAATTAAGCTTAAAGAAAGAGCTTATTTT GGAAGATCAGGAAGTAGCTGTTATATATTTCCGTGCTGGCTACGAACCAGGACAGTATCACTCTCAAGATGAGTGGGATGCACGCTATATGATGGAATGCTCTACTGCCATTAAGTGTCCTTCTATTCACTATCACTTGGCTGGCACCAAGAAAGTGCAACAGGCTTTAGCACAGCCTGAAATGCTGGAAAGATTTATCAATGATCCCGAAGAGATTAAAGCTATTGGGAAAATATTTACCGGCCTTTATTCTCTGGAAGATAACGATGTAGGTAATGCCACCTATGAGATGGCATTAAAAGAACCCGagcgttttgttttaaaacctcAACGTGAAGGTGGCGGTAATAATGTATATGGATTGGACATTCCAGATGTTTTACGG aAAATGTCACGAGTTGAACGTTCTGCTTGGATCTTAATGGATCTTATACATCCACCTGTATCGAAGGGCTATATGATACGTCCTGGTGGCACTATGCCCCCGCCTATAGTTGAAGTGGTGTCAGAATTGGGCATTTTCGGTGTGGTTATTGGCGATGTGGacaatataatttgtaattatcAAGCTGGCCACATGTTGCGTACCAAAATATCTACTGCCAATGAGGGCGGTGTTGCTGCCGGTTTGGGTGCATTAGACAGCCCCTATTTGGTTGATtag
- the LOC135956705 gene encoding glutathione synthetase-like isoform X2, with the protein MSDNPTLEECVSIPISEPELLEVTEKAKDWAIMHGAAMRSKTNFSPDSLNFAPFLLTPSSFPRKEFEKAVALQTIINRLMHNVAHDEEFLTTTLAETIKVDEFTGNLFNIYKKVLANGFGQALSLGILRSDYLAHMSDENAIKQVEINTIASSFGGISTHMLPLQSYVLGELGQYEKLKNMPENKALAGICDGMIRAWEIYNNPKAVIMFIIEDVSYNICDQRFHEFYIREKCPHIKVLRRTLTQVHKNGKLSLKKELILEDQEVAVIYFRAGYEPGQYHSQDEWDARYMMECSTAIKCPSIHYHLAGTKKVQQALAQPEMLERFINDPEEIKAIGKIFTGLYSLEDNDVGNATYEMALKEPERFVLKPQREGGGNNVYGLDIPDVLRKMSRVERSAWILMDLIHPPVSKGYMIRPGGTMPPPIVEVVSELGIFGVVIGDVDNIICNYQAGHMLRTKISTANEGGVAAGLGALDSPYLVD; encoded by the exons ATGTCCGATAATCCTACTTTGGAAGAATGCGTATCTATTCCCATATCGGAACCAGAATTGCTCGAAGTTACCGAAAAAGCCAAGGACTGGGCTATTATGCATGGTGCTGCTATGCGTTCGAAAACCAATTTTAGTCCAGATTCTTTAAAT TTTGCACCATTTTTATTGACACCCTCCTCATTTCCACGCAAGGAATTTGAAAAGGCCGTCGCTTTACAGACCATCATTAATCGTCTCATGCATAATGTGGCCCATGATGAGGAGTTCTTAACAACCACCTTGGCGGAAACTATCAAAGTTGATGAATTCACTGgcaatttattcaatatttataagaaaGTTTTAGCCAACGGCTTTGGTCAG GCTTTATCCCTTGGTATCTTACGTTCTGACTATTTGGCTCACATGTCTGATGAAAATGCTATTAAACAAGTTGAAATCAACACCATTGCCTCTAGTTTTGGTGGCATATCCACACACATGTTGCCTCTGCAGAG CTACGTTTTGGGTGAATTGGGTCAATATGAGAAACTGAAAAAT ATGCCGGAAAATAAGGCTTTAGCTGGTATTTGCGATGGTATGATACGTGCTTGGGAGATCTACAATAATCCAAAGGCCGTTATTATGTTTATAATCGAGGATGTTTCTTATAACATTTGCGATCAG agatttcatgaattttatatacgCGAAAAATGTCCTCACATTAAAGTATTAAGACGGACTTTAACCCAAGTCCATAAGAATGGAAAATTAAGCTTAAAGAAAGAGCTTATTTT GGAAGATCAGGAAGTAGCTGTTATATATTTCCGTGCTGGCTACGAACCAGGACAGTATCACTCTCAAGATGAGTGGGATGCACGCTATATGATGGAATGCTCTACTGCCATTAAGTGTCCTTCTATTCACTATCACTTGGCTGGCACCAAGAAAGTGCAACAGGCTTTAGCACAGCCTGAAATGCTGGAAAGATTTATCAATGATCCCGAAGAGATTAAAGCTATTGGGAAAATATTTACCGGCCTTTATTCTCTGGAAGATAACGATGTAGGTAATGCCACCTATGAGATGGCATTAAAAGAACCCGagcgttttgttttaaaacctcAACGTGAAGGTGGCGGTAATAATGTATATGGATTGGACATTCCAGATGTTTTACGG aAAATGTCACGAGTTGAACGTTCTGCTTGGATCTTAATGGATCTTATACATCCACCTGTATCGAAGGGCTATATGATACGTCCTGGTGGCACTATGCCCCCGCCTATAGTTGAAGTGGTGTCAGAATTGGGCATTTTCGGTGTGGTTATTGGCGATGTGGacaatataatttgtaattatcAAGCTGGCCACATGTTGCGTACCAAAATATCTACTGCCAATGAGGGCGGTGTTGCTGCCGGTTTGGGTGCATTAGACAGCCCCTATTTGGTTGATtag